CTCGATGGTGTGCGCCGCAGCGGAGCGCAATCCGTGGCCGCGGCCTGCGGCGGATGCCTGTTGCAGCTGCGCGACATGGCGCTGAAGATCCCGGGCCTGCGCGTGGAGCACCCGCTGTATTGGCTTGAACCGACCGAGCAAAGTGATTAGTCTTTTCATGCTGTAATTAGTGGAAAAAGCGAAAGAGATGTCGGACGAAAAGCAGAAAGCAACGCAGGAAAATACCAGCGATGACGTGGAGGTAATACCTCCTACGGATTCGTCCGACCACGGCGGCAAACCGGCCGAGCCGTTTCCGACGATAGACAAAAAGGGCGAGCAGGTCGGCCTGGTCTCGCTGACCCCGCTGCAGCGCTACTTGGCCGAGGTCCGGCGTTTTCCGCTGCTCACGCGCGAGCAGGAGAAAGATCTGGCCGTGCGGCTGTTTGAAAAGAACGACGCCGAGGCCGCCTACCGATTGGTGGTGAGCAATTTACGGTTAGTAGTAAAAATCGCCATGGACTTCCGCCGGGCGTTCGTCAACGTGCTCGACCTGATTCAGGAGGGGAACATCGGCCTGATGCAGGCGGTGTCCAAGTACGATCCCTACCGCGGCACCAAGCTCTCGAGCTACGCCGCGTGGTGGATCAAGGCCTACATCCTGCGCTACATCCTCAACAACTGGCGGATGGTCAAGGCCGGTACGACCCAGGCCCAGCGCAAGCTGTTCTACAATCTGCAGAAAGAGAAGGAGCGGCTCTCGGCGATGGGCATCGAGCCCAGCGCGCAGCTGATCGCCAAGCAGCTCGACGTGCCCACCCGCGAGGTGGTCGAGATGGAGAAGCGCATGGAGCGGCCCGAGATGTCGCTCGACGCTCCGCTGTCCCGGGACGGCAGCGGCACGGCGATGGACCTGATTCCCGCCAGAACGCAGCAGCCCGACGAGCTGGTCGAAAAAGCCGACCAGGCCCAGCGCGTCAGCGATCTGCTCGAGGAGTTCAGCCTGACCCTGAATGAGAAGGAGAGCTTCATCTATCGCAATCGGATGCTCGCCGAGGACCCGATGACCCTGCAGGAGATCGGCGACGAATACGACATCAGCCGCGAGCGCGTGCGCCAGATCGAGAAGAAGCTGATGTCCAAGCTCAAGGACTTCATGGTACAAAATGATTTTGAATACTGACCGCGGGTTTCTGGACCCACGAGATCGAGGGGGCGCGATGAGAACGACGTTGGCATTGACCGCCGTACTGGCCGCGGCGCTGCTGCTCTTTGGCTGCGGCGTGGACGAGGGAGTGCAGTCCCAGATCGTGCTGTTTCTCGAGCAGAACGCGCAGCATGCCGGGCAGGAGAACATCGAGGACTACATGGGCGACCTGTCCAGCGACAACGTGCAGCGCGATACGACCCGCGATCGCGCGGCCGAGCTGTTCGAGGATTACGATCTGAGCTACACCCTGGACGAGGTCGTGGTGCTCAAGGCCGACGCCGACCGCGCCGAGGTCAGCGTCAAGCAGTCCACGCGCAAGGTCGCGGGTGACGAGCCGTTCAACGACAACCAGGTGGAGCTGGTCTACACCCTGGTGCGCCAGGACGGCGCGTGGAAGATCCAGGACTCGCGGGTCAAGAGCATCCATCGCATCTATTAGTGGGATGACGGAGTTGGTTATGCGCCGAAATGCCGGACTGATCGCGGTTCTGCTGATGTTGCTGATCGCCGTTCCAGCCCTGGCCTGGGAGCCGCCGCAGATCTTCAACACGCCGTGGTACCAGCCGCTGCAGTACGACTACGCACGCTTCCCCTACGACCGCGAGGCCGCGACCGCGCTGCTTCAGGCCCTTGACCCGGGCCATGCGGTGGGCCTGGACGCGCGCGGTTTTCTCGAGACCCAGAAGTATCGCGCGCACTTCATCTTCGCGCCGTCCCCGGCCTCGCAGCCGCAGACGCGGGTTGCGCTGATCTATCAGAAGCGCCTTGATTTGGACGGCGGCGATTGGCTGCTGATCGAGCACAACGCCCGCGACGGCTCGACACGCGAACTGGTGCGGGCCATGACCTTGCTGCTGCGGCCGGTGGATCTCGATGGCGACGGCGTCTACGAGCTGCACCTGACCCAGGGCGAGATCGCCGACGGCTATCAGAACTACCGCGACCGCGTGCTGCGCCTCGACGCGTCCGGCGCGTTTCAGGAACTACTCAGCATCAACTCGATGGACACCTCGGGCCTGATCCCGCGTCACCCGACGGTGGACCGCGACTGCCGCTTGCAGATCACGGACCTCGACGCGGATGGCGACCTGGACGTCAGCTCGCTGTGCTGCATTCGCCATTACACCAGCAGACGCAGTAAAGACCCGGCCGTGCTCTCGCTTACGCAGTACCAGGCCACGCAGTACCTGCTCGAGAACGGCGCGTTGGTCAAGGGCCGCATTGACGAGGTCGGTCGCGTACTGCCGCCGCGCTCCAACTGATGCTCGCGCCGCTGACCGGCGGGTCCGCCGGCGATCGATTCGCATTCGATGAAATTTGTAGCTGACCTACATATCCACTCCAAGTACAGCCGGGCCACCAGCGGGCGTAGCGATTTGCCCAACCTCTGGCTCTGGGCACAGCTCAAGGGAATCGGCGTGGTGGGCACCGGCGACTTCACCCATCCGGCGTGGTCCGCCGAGCTGGCGCAGAGTCTGGAACCGGCCGAGCCGGGCCTGTACAAGCTCAAACGCGAACTGCGCGCGCCGCTGGAATCCGAGATCCCCGCGAGCTGTCGCAGCCAGGTGCGCTTCATGCTCAGCTCCGAGATCTCGACGATCTACAAGCGCGACGGCCGCACGCGCAAGGTTCACAGCGTGATTCTCGCCCCGGACCTGGAGGACGCGGCGCGGATCAGCGCGCAGCTCGATCGCATCGGCAACATCCGCTCCGACGGTCGGCCGATCCTGGGCCTGGACCAGCGCGACCTGTTGCAGATCGTGCTCGATTGTTCGGAGCGGGCGGTGATGATCCCGGCGCATATCTGGACCCCGTGGTTCTCGGCCCTGGGCAGCAAGTCGGGCTTCGAGTGCCTCGAGGATTGTTACGGCGAGCTGTACAAACATATCTTCGCCGTGGAGACCGGCCTGAGCTCGGACCCGGAGATGAACTGGCGGCTCAGTGCCCTGGACGGCCTGACGTTGGTCTCCAACTCCGACTGCCACTCGCCGGAAAAGCTCGGCCGCGAGGCCAACCTCTTCGACTGCGAACTTAGCTACGATGCGATAATCCGCGCACTGCGGCGCGAGAGCGGGCCGGACCAGTTCCTGGGCACCATCGAGTTCTACCCGCACCAGGGCAAGTACCATTACGACGGCCATCGCAAGTGCGGCGTGCGCCTCGACCCCGCCCAGACACGCGAGTGCGGCGGCCTGTGCCCCGAGTGCGGCAAGCCGGTGACCGTGGGCGTGCTCAATCGAATCGATCAGCTTGCCGACCGCGAGCTTGGCGACAGGCCCGACCAGGCGTTGCCCTACGAAAGCTTGATCCCGCTTAGCTCGGTGATCGGCGACGCGCTGGACCGCGGCGAGAACACCAAGGGCGTGCGTAGCGCCTACTTCGACGTGCTCCAA
This genomic window from Candidatus Alcyoniella australis contains:
- a CDS encoding RNA polymerase factor sigma-32, which translates into the protein MSDEKQKATQENTSDDVEVIPPTDSSDHGGKPAEPFPTIDKKGEQVGLVSLTPLQRYLAEVRRFPLLTREQEKDLAVRLFEKNDAEAAYRLVVSNLRLVVKIAMDFRRAFVNVLDLIQEGNIGLMQAVSKYDPYRGTKLSSYAAWWIKAYILRYILNNWRMVKAGTTQAQRKLFYNLQKEKERLSAMGIEPSAQLIAKQLDVPTREVVEMEKRMERPEMSLDAPLSRDGSGTAMDLIPARTQQPDELVEKADQAQRVSDLLEEFSLTLNEKESFIYRNRMLAEDPMTLQEIGDEYDISRERVRQIEKKLMSKLKDFMVQNDFEY